Genomic window (Deltaproteobacteria bacterium):
CCGGTTGGGGATGGTGCGGACCTTTCAGATCGTCAAACCCTTTTTGGAGTTGACGGTTTTGGATAATGTCATCGTAGCGGCTTATAATCGTTTACCTTCTTTGTCAGAGGCGACCAGAAAGGCCAGGGAAGTCATAGAGTTTGTCGGCCTGGAGGACAAAAGATCGGCCCTGGCCACCGAATTGCCTCTGCCCCATCGCAAACGCCTTGAGCTGGCCCGGGCACTGGCCACCGAGCCCACCCTTTTAATGCTCGATGAGGTCATGGCCGGCATCAATCCCACAGAAACCGACACCCTGATCAAATTGATCCGGGAGATCAACCGGAAAGGGGTAACCATCCTGCTCATCGAGCATGTCATGCGCGGGGTGATGGCCCTGTCGCAACGGATTGCGGTCCTGAGTTTCGGGGAAAAGATCGCCGAAGGGTTGCCCGAGGAGGTGACCCAAAATCCCCTGGTGGTCGAGGCCTATTTGGGAGAGGATTATAAACCTTGCTGAAAATTGAAAATGTCGAAACTTTTTATGGAGACCTGCAG
Coding sequences:
- a CDS encoding ABC transporter ATP-binding protein produces the protein MNLLTIEKVGKNFGGLRALGNISLQINAQEIVAVIGPNGAGKTTLFNCLTGFLTPDQGKVYFQGQSVLGLKPHQICRLGMVRTFQIVKPFLELTVLDNVIVAAYNRLPSLSEATRKAREVIEFVGLEDKRSALATELPLPHRKRLELARALATEPTLLMLDEVMAGINPTETDTLIKLIREINRKGVTILLIEHVMRGVMALSQRIAVLSFGEKIAEGLPEEVTQNPLVVEAYLGEDYKPC